In Eremothecium gossypii ATCC 10895 chromosome IV, complete sequence, the genomic stretch tacaccacaccgctgagagacccatacaccacaccgctgagagacccatacaccacaccgctgagagacccatacaccacaccgctgagagacccatacaccacaccgctgagagacccatacaccacaccgctgagagacccatacaccacaccgctgagagacccatacaccacaccgttgagagacccatacaccacaccgctgagagacccatacaccacaccgctgagagacccatacaccacaccgctgagagacccatacaccacaccgctgagagacccatacaccacaccgctgagagacccatacaccacaccgctgagagacccatacaccacaccgctgagagacccgcctgctgcgcgccTCCACGCCCGCGCGATCTCCCTCACGCGTCCTGCCTCTGCAACTGTCCTCTTTCTgcctgctgcgcgcagctgcttcTGCCTGCACCTGCCGCCTGTACCCTCTGCCCGGCCTCCATCCTCTGCCTGTTGCACGCCACTGCTCTATCCTCTGCCCACGAATACACTGCCCGGAAAACTAGCCGCCGACAGGAGTGCCCTGCGTCAAAATCTGAGAAGCATCCTGTGCGGAGCTCTCTAGGGAGACACTACACTGCATCTGTAGGCACAAGCGCGCAGGATAGACGGCGCAGGCCTTGTCCGGGGTTGTCCCTCCATACAGAGAAACCAAACCGTTATGGCAGACCGCCGTATCATTGCGTTGTCACGGCCCACGCCATCCCCCGCAGTCTTCGCTAACGGCCCCATAAACTGCACGCTATTCCAGACCGACAAGATGTTTTTTCGTAGCCTCGCTGCACCTAGTTAATCTTGAACCGCAAACAGCACTTTCCGCCCGGAAAATCTTATGTCATAAAGTATAGTATTTTCTAGTAATTAAACTATATAGCTGTTTCAGTTCCTACATATTTGTTGGAGTGCCACTGATTCATTCGCAGTTCATCATTACCGGCAGAGATGTTGAGCAACTTCGTAGCTCTCCCCAAGAGAGAGGATGTAACCAACGCAATAAGAGTAATCACTGGCCCAGACACTGCTGAAGAACAATCCAGTTAAAGCTGCAAGTTGGGAGATTCTCATATTTCTTTGCTAGTGGCTTACCGTACTACAACCAGGAGCAGCTATCACCGCGCCTGCCCCTTTTATAGTGTTAGCCAACCGCTGGCCAGCACATATCCTTTGTGTCCATCGCTTGTCCATCACAGGCGTATCCGTTACACTTCTCCCTCCAAGCTTTTGGAGTGCGATGTGTCTCTTATCTTCGAGACGCACACGTAAAGTGACGCACAGAAAGTTTGTTCCTTGACTCCGCACAGAGCGATAGCCAAAAATTCATAATTGTTAATACTGTCAGAAGAATCACGTTGAATCATGATCAATATCTATATGATACAGCAGTGGTAATATTGGACAATGATCGAAAGACTGATCCAGTTACGTAGCAGAATGGtataataataataataataataattTTAACATCATTTATTGGTTAACACTGTAATTCAATAATTTATTTGAAAAACAGTGCAACCGTATGCTGGCTATTCTGCTACGTCAGCCATGCTGCTTTCTGTTACTGTGTTTTGGTCGGAACTTGCCGACTCCCACGAGATGAAGATTGGAAAACTTCATATTCATCTTCAAGATTTAAAGGTTTGTATCATTATAGATTTAGATATTAATGCATTCATTAGATTTTCAGAGGTAATAGAATTTCCGGGACTGTCTATGTCCTTGCTTACTACACTCTACAGCTATACATTTTTGGAAGCCTGTCTCTCCATCCAGCGTGACGTGCCTATATCTACCGCCGCTTCTTATCCTCTGCCCCTTGTCCGGCTGTCCTACGGTGAATGCACCCGGACGCCATAGGGCACCGTGCGCGTCTGGATTTAGGAACCCCACTGCGTCAAAATCTGATAAGCTGCCTGTACGGAGCTCTCTGTGGAGACTACTCTCCATCTGGAGGCACAGTGCCCAGGATAGACGGCGCAGGCCTTGTCCGGGGTTGTCCCTCCATACACCGAAACCAAACAGTTATGGCAGACCGCCGTGTCATCGCGCTACCACGGCCCATGCCATCCCCCGTAAACGGTACTTTCAGTGACGGAAAATCTCATGATAGTAGTCTATTATATACCGGTTCAGGTATTAAATAGCAGACGTGCCACGCTGCCTCATGCCAAACCCGCACAACTAGTTTATCCGGAgtgcgcgcgccggagTAATTGTCCGGATCGCCATGCTGGCTCCCTTCTCTGAGGTCTTGTGGTGGGGTGCCTGCGTACACGTCTGGGGGCTCCGGCCAAGCACCAACGAGAAAGACTTGGAGAGGCGGACCTGCAGCCATTCGTGCACCGGCACCATCGTGCGTTTCCTGGCGCAGCAGTCACCCCTCGTTCGCCATAAAAACTGCCGGCTGAATCCACTATTTACGCTAGCCCGCTGCCACGTAGTCGCTGAGATGCTGCGCGATACAGAGAGCAAGACCTCCATCGAAGGGCATAAGGTTGATGCAGTAAACGATACTGCTCTGAAACGATACCGGTACAGAACGGCCATATGCTGGCTATTCTGCTACGTCTGCCATGTTGCTTTCTGTAACTGCGTTTTGGCCAGAGCCGTGCAACTATTCAAAGAGGAAGATTCGGAGAAGCTCCTTGCTAACCTCAAAAATTATGCAATCCTCAATTGCTATTCTTTTGAGTTAATGGCACAGACCATAGCGCCGGCTGGGCGCCTGATGAATGGATGGAAGTTCACAGCTTTGGCACTATGTTCAATATACCTGATAATATTTGATCCAGAGTTACTATATGTTAGTGGTTGCTTATTAAACTTCTTTCCATCAGTTAAGTCTTGGTCTCTGGATGCTATTGCAAAATATTTTATTTGGGAGGCCTGTGTATTGTACTCGATTGTAGCTTGGGTTCCGGTAGCTGCAAACTTCATACTGATCTGCAAATATGTGCTGGCTGAAGAGAGAGCAATGGAGTTGTCTTTGGGAGCTTATTTCGATGAGCCCGACAATGATGCTATGTTAGAGAACGAGTCTTTTTCCCTGAAACGCGCTAGAGTGGTTCATAACCTAAAAATCATCAAGATGGCTGTTGCTGGCATCTTATTCATTCACTTACTTTTGCAAGTATTCTTGTTTATCATTGCATACCCGGCCTCGGTTCTAAGTGAAGTTTCTGGCAAGTCTGGACTGTACGCTTACGTACTTGTGGGACTGCTATTCGCTACTGTGGTAAGATTGCTTTCCATACTGTTCTGCATTTGTTACATTTTGGTTACATCAAACTGCATAAGATTCTTATCAAGCATGATACTCTTTGTATCCGTAGTACAAAGCGATTTTGTTATGGGAGTCTGTTGCAGCTTTATACTTTCCACCGTCAGCCTTGTGGGCTGACAAAATAATGCTATATACACTACATAAGATCGCGAGAAATACACATTGCTGCTCGGGCACGCTGAACAGAGGAGCTTTAACAAAGTAGAAACACATGCTACCTCGTATCCTTACAACTAGTAAAAAATCGCTTCGAGAGTTGGGAAGTGAGTAGTTTAAGTACCTGCCTGCCTGCTGGTTAAGTTTGGATGTCTAAGCGCTGAGAACCCATGCTTTGCAGTGCGATCTCATCTGTATTTGGGGACCGCCTACAGAAGCAGAGTGCTGTTTTCCCAGAGATATTCGCACATCCACTCCTAAAATTCATTCCAACGCAGATTGACTTCCGGGACCTATGAGTGGATCGCCCTAGTTTTGACCTACGGCACAAAACTACCAGATTAGGATAGTATCATAGAAGGAAACACTATTCCGAAGTGCAGCAATTAGGGGTTGCATGTCTAAAAATTCATTTAAGGAAACCCTCCTCCTTTGAAGCCGCCGATAGCTGCCGGTTTCCTCCGCTCGTAATAAATGATCCATCTCTATTCCTACCCCAGCAATATCGGTACACCCATACACTATGGGACACTGGACCTGAAAACTGCGTAGTAGAGTTGTAATATGTATGTCTTCTAGTCCAGTCATCAATGCAAGGTAGTGCTGTGATTATAGTACCCGTTTTCCATTTTCGTACGGGTATCTAGCAAAGTAACTAACTTCACTTCGGCGTTCTTCAGAGATACAGCTGAAGAAACGGGCATTATTTAATAGATATTTTCATTAAGGCATCCATATCGATACAGAAACAGGAGCTGTACCCAATATATGTGCAAATTTAACGTTTAATTAAGGACATCCAAAAATAAATATGAAGCCATATCAAATTACAGCATTGACACGAGGCAGGAACAGTGTGTAAGAGGACACGCTTATGCTACCCAGGAATTTGGCCAAGTTCTGGTCCAAAGTATCCTCTCTCTGTTTCAGTCACATTGAGAAGCGGTACCCGAGCGTAATCAAGACCCGCATATGAAACCGTATTCCCCCACCATGATATTTCGACACCCTTCCATTGAACGGTGAAGAACATCACGATAGCAGAAAACACTAAACCACAGGAGATACCAGCAGCAACGACATAGTTATATCTTTCCCATACGCGAAGGTGGTATCTTTTCATGTAACACATAGAAATGAAGCCCACATAGAGACCAGAGGTAGTATACTGCAAATTGTAGGGAGGACCAAAAGAAAGCATTCCAATGATAAATATTACCGGACTAAACCGGTCAGGGTAGGGTATCTTTTTGTACATGATACTGAGCTTTTTCCATAGTCCGAAGAACAATCCTACGCACGCCCCAATTAACCAGCACCATTTCATGATAGGATAGACATGTTCAAAAATTCTCTTTGGCCCAATAGCACCCCACATAACAGAAGCATTGAAGTATGTTCTAATTCCCGGACACGTAAACTTGAACCGCTGCTTAGGATCGCAATAGTTCTCAATATTATGAAGTTGCCAATTGATAACGCCAAGATTCACAAAGATCTGTATCAGAACCATTAAAAGCTGTCCCCGAAATAGTGGAACGGGTGGTATCTTTGCGTAATGTGCCAACTTCATATTGCCAAGATAGTTATCAGCTTGGCCATCAATATTATACCCAAAGGCCTTGATAAACATTAGAGCATAGGGATTTCCCGGTAGTGCCAGGCCACTTATCATCTGCAGCAACAGGTTCAGTCCTATAGTAACACCGCGCGTCGCTTGTAGTAACGTGATTGGAAGTAACAGAACAAAATTTAAAGCTACTGCTAGAAATAATCCCCACACAGGTGTATTTGTTTTGAATACTTTCACCACAATGATTCCAATTACAATTGAAACTATGAATATAGTCATGTACCACCATTCAGGTACCTCTTTGTATTTCCTCATCATCCGACTGTGTGAATCGTGGAAATCGTCTAGCACGTGCTTATCATTACTGAACACTGCACGCCATGAGCTCGGCTTTCTCAGCGACCATAAATCTAGGATCCAAGTTTTATACACCCGTCCATAAAATGCCCCCTGCTGCAGAATGGATGTCACTACAAGAGCGGTGTAAACGCACATAAAACACCCATATGCCACAATGTTACCTGCAGTATAGTATGGAAATCCATATTTCTGGAACTTCTGCTCGTCGAGCTTTCGATCTTCAGTCAGTATTTCTTCTACCCGGTACGATGTTGCTCTGTTATTATATAAGCTTTGCGTGAATATTGGAAGAAACTGGCATTCTCTGTAATTCATATAATAGACGCCAAGAGTGACTAGTGCTGCAAGTAGGCCTCCCAAATACGTAGTCAGTGTTACTCTGAACGGGAGGTAAAGGCTGCTCGTTCCAATGTTCGTCCAATCGAAAGTCGAAATTGGGTTCAGTCCCACGCCATTAATCCCACCGGTGACAGTTGCAAGACTGAAGTTATCTGGCTTTATCCAAGTCATCCAGTTAAAGGTACTCAAGGCTTCGAAAAGGTATGTCGGAAACCAATTGTATACAAATATGGCCGTCGCAGTAATGTAAAACATTTTTTTTCTACCAATACCATTCGAGTGGTCGGAGCTTAGTAGTGCCTTGTTTAGGGCTATAGTAGTCATACTGGATGGCCAAAGGGCAATTGATGGATACACGACATATCTTCTCATGATTCCAGCTAATCCAAACCCCAAGAACTGAAGTGAAAATGATAGTAGAAATTGATATGCATATGACATAGGGCTTTTGTAGTGAATTTGCTGTGTTACAATATTATATTCAGAGTAGAATGCGCCATTGGTGATACTGTACAGCAGTGTCACAAACATCTGCTCCTTCTCACTCCACTGAGACTCAATGTTGAGCGCAATTCTGCGACCAAAGACTTTGAAACCCCAGCATGGCATCACGCGCACCCACAAAACTGCACATGGATATACCAGCATTTGCACGGCAAATACTCCAAGACTGATTGCTGGCTGCCTCTGCGCAAAAAACATGTTGAAACCACTACCGATAACCACCCAAAGAGTCGCCAAGAAATAAGCACGGAAAGTCTCTACTGGAATGGTCGGATCATCCACAGGGCTTGCGACCGCCCTCACTTCCACGTATGGCGAATAATAATGAAAGATAgctgcaacaactttaagTTCAAACACCTGCTGCGGATTTTTGGGGTCAAAATCTCTCTTAGAGAAACGAACTAGATCATTCCAATCCTCAGTACTTAAATTTGGGTCCTGATCGTGCTCCTTGATATGTACATCAATAATTTCACAGCACTTTTCGACATCCAAGTCCGCAAGCTTGGACTCTAGGTATCTTACTGATTCAGGGATATGCTCGAGATCTGTAGCGTGTTCATAGCCCATTCGAGTAGTGATATATATCAATTGATCCTCAGTCAGGACCTCTTTGGTCTCTTGTGCGTCTGCAGAAACATTGTATTTGTACTTTTTATCGTCTTGACTAGGTAAACTTGGTGATAGCGAGCTGCTATCCTTGTCTTCATTGAAGTACGGAGGAGACCCTTTAAATTCTCCCGACAACTTCTCCATGCTTACCTTCTTCGAGCAAGGTTAAGCTCCATTGATAGCTACCTTGAAATTTATGTTTACTTAAAGCTGCATATATATATCCATTCATATCTCTCTCTATCCATATAAAAAGTTGTATAGTGCCAAGTAAAACCGTTGAAAGCCGTTACATGACTGTTAGCTTTTCTAAGCGAGCATGATAAGCGCTAATAATGGCTGCTGATAACTTTGGTCATTGCTAACTAACTGTGGCGGCAGCCAGTATTCGCTCTGAGTATGTAGACTGCAGCAGTCAATCTACAGCTCTTACACGGTTTTTTATCGGTGACTCAACTGATAAAAAAAACTAACTCGATAATCCTCTCGTAGGATTGGCTCTTCTTAGAAAAATTTAACAAAACGGCCGGTGGCTTCTTTAATATCTGACTTCTACGTATTAGGAAGTAGTCATCCGCGATAATGATTATGTAATGTAGCCGGGAATCGGAGTTAAAGAGTCCTGCCAAAAAATAGATAACAAATGGCGACGATAAAATCACTTCAAACAGTATTGAATTTTCCGTGCATCTTCATAAGAGTACCGAGATAAAGACTGCCCTATTGATTTGCACTATGATCTTTTTCCCCGGCGAAAATTAAGTGAACTTGCAACTCTGCTCACATAGTGTTGTAGCAATATATTACTTCCGTGAAACTTTAAACACGTTAGGATTCTTATGCATCTCTTTTGCATAAGAATCGTTCTTGAATGCTCGCGCCACTGCCGCTGAGAAGTTGTGGTTTCCAGGCCAATTTTGAGTAGTAAAGACACCACGCATAAGTGACTGTGTTTAGTGTCTTAATTACAGTTAATTTCACTGAATTAACTGTTCGAACTATGTTTTGGATCTTCTCCAGCTTCAATGAAACGCGGTAAGGAGCCCCAATGTAAACCAAATATGTTTGTATTCCATCTTTAGGCACGCGCTACAAGGAACTTAGTTGTTCCACATGACTTTTTGGATGTCCAAGTTGCAAGTATACACGTTAAAAATTCTGCAATCATGGAGAGAAGACAACAAGGGCTCCACAGAAATGATCGCAGAAACTTAAATGTAAGGGTGCGTAGCTGACTTTTTACGAAAGCCACAGTAAGAGTCTCCTATAATGCCTGCTGCAGAGACATTTCTTAGGGTCTACGTATAGGCAAAAATTTTTGCTCGTACAACGGCGAAACTTGCCAGTCAATGCTTTCTATCTTAAAATACTTTAGTATTGTCGCTGGTTTAATTCCATAAATTCGTTTCATAGCTAATCGTAATTTTTTAAGACCCATGCGGCGCAATGTTCAGTGTTTGTTATCAGCGCCGAGCAGGTTTATTATTGTTAATTGATAATGGCCTGTAGCCCTTTCACTAATGactatcacgtgatatttCCGTGTACACCCATACACCTGAACAATTGCGTTACGATACAGTTTCATTGCAGGTCGCAGATACAA encodes the following:
- a CDS encoding ADL399Cp (Non-syntenic homolog of Saccharomyces cerevisiae YPR194C (OPT2)); amino-acid sequence: MEKLSGEFKGSPPYFNEDKDSSSLSPSLPSQDDKKYKYNVSADAQETKEVLTEDQLIYITTRMGYEHATDLEHIPESVRYLESKLADLDVEKCCEIIDVHIKEHDQDPNLSTEDWNDLVRFSKRDFDPKNPQQVFELKVVAAIFHYYSPYVEVRAVASPVDDPTIPVETFRAYFLATLWVVIGSGFNMFFAQRQPAISLGVFAVQMLVYPCAVLWVRVMPCWGFKVFGRRIALNIESQWSEKEQMFVTLLYSITNGAFYSEYNIVTQQIHYKSPMSYAYQFLLSFSLQFLGFGLAGIMRRYVVYPSIALWPSSMTTIALNKALLSSDHSNGIGRKKMFYITATAIFVYNWFPTYLFEALSTFNWMTWIKPDNFSLATVTGGINGVGLNPISTFDWTNIGTSSLYLPFRVTLTTYLGGLLAALVTLGVYYMNYRECQFLPIFTQSLYNNRATSYRVEEILTEDRKLDEQKFQKYGFPYYTAGNIVAYGCFMCVYTALVVTSILQQGAFYGRVYKTWILDLWSLRKPSSWRAVFSNDKHVLDDFHDSHSRMMRKYKEVPEWWYMTIFIVSIVIGIIVVKVFKTNTPVWGLFLAVALNFVLLLPITLLQATRGVTIGLNLLLQMISGLALPGNPYALMFIKAFGYNIDGQADNYLGNMKLAHYAKIPPVPLFRGQLLMVLIQIFVNLGVINWQLHNIENYCDPKQRFKFTCPGIRTYFNASVMWGAIGPKRIFEHVYPIMKWCWLIGACVGLFFGLWKKLSIMYKKIPYPDRFSPVIFIIGMLSFGPPYNLQYTTSGLYVGFISMCYMKRYHLRVWERYNYVVAAGISCGLVFSAIVMFFTVQWKGVEISWWGNTVSYAGLDYARVPLLNVTETERGYFGPELGQIPG
- a CDS encoding ADL400Wp (NOHBY449; No homolog in Saccharomyces cerevisiae; Similar to Ashbya gossypii AGL368W and AGL369W), which encodes MLAPFSEVLWWGACVHVWGLRPSTNEKDLERRTCSHSCTGTIVRFLAQQSPLVRHKNCRLNPLFTLARCHVVAEMLRDTESKTSIEGHKVDAVNDTALKRYRYRTAICWLFCYVCHVAFCNCVLARAVQLFKEEDSEKLLANLKNYAILNCYSFELMAQTIAPAGRLMNGWKFTALALCSIYLIIFDPELLYVSGCLLNFFPSVKSWSLDAIAKYFIWEACVLYSIVAWVPVAANFILICKYVLAEERAMELSLGAYFDEPDNDAMLENESFSLKRARVVHNLKIIKMAVAGILFIHLLLQVFLFIIAYPASVLSEVSGKSGLYAYVLVGLLFATVVRLLSILFCICYILVTSNCIRFLSSMILFVSVVQSDFVMGVCCSFILSTVSLVG